The following proteins are encoded in a genomic region of Zea mays cultivar B73 chromosome 9, Zm-B73-REFERENCE-NAM-5.0, whole genome shotgun sequence:
- the LOC103638664 gene encoding protein FAR1-RELATED SEQUENCE 5, with product MEYSSSEDEGLVGDFIDAEDNTFTKNIDQGTGVMASQIHGDDPSVGSMPPVIGNELLMAADVLAKNDEPRMGMEFDSDAAARAFYNAYALCFGFGIRVARSRSERRKGVEVLVMKRFVCLKEGHHRKKKPVEPSNKKKRKRLSIRDGCPAMMEVVRRGPDRWVITKLVLEHTHVIVSADRAREVQLHRLSGKFQEHENQLQEVRRNVFGDTNAQGLFNYFKKMQSDNSSFFFSIQVDSKNYVSNAVWVDARARMAYTYFGDAVYFDTTCSQNENMLPFAAFTGVNHHGDTVVFGCALILDRTESSYGWIFETWLTAMDSRLPFSLTTDEGKGIAAAVAKVFPQCFHRLCRWRILSRCKKRLTDARTRFPGLHEELKRCVNGCDTAVIFDMLWGSILDKYGLRDDNWLQSLYEIRHKWVPAYLTSFFFAELSLTHRVETVSKFYRNNFSSRVSLNTFISRFDQYIDGLYASEAQKDITSFSPEQFLKTDMVLEKQARSIYTRAAFETFQLELVEAMQHYAVKVQDGSYMKYYVERNGDPPTRHTVFYNVAEKKAWCECCRFAFSAILCRHVLSVFLLAGVIMLPEPCITKRWTKKAKSGPELIGLNVGNGSSSPDSVASRYNDLVRDAIKCAEKGTVSAGAFRVAKEVLRKAFMDIRGHGEKLCKDALRSASSR from the coding sequence ATGGAGTATTCCTCAAGTGAAGACGAGGGATTGgttggagattttatcgacgctGAGGATAATACGTTCACTAAGAATATTGACCAAGGAACTGGCGTGATGGCTTCCCAGATCCATGGTGATGATCCCTCGGTGGGATCCATGCCACCTGTTATTGGAAATGAGCTGCTGATGGCAGCTGATGTATTGGCCAAAAATGACGAACCTCGTATGGGCATGGAATTCGACTCTGATGCTGCTGCTCGCGCATTCTACAATGCATATGCTTTATGCTTTGGGTTTGGGATTCGTGTTGCCCGATCCCGTAGTGAGCGAAGAAAGGGCGTCGAGGTGCTCGTCATGAAGCGTTTTGTGTGCTTGAAAGAGGGACATCACAGGAAGAAGAAGCCAGTTGAGCCTAGCAATAAGAAAAAGAGGAAACGACTCTCTATACGGGATGGGTGCCCAGCAATGATGGAGGTGGTGCGTAGGGGCCCAGATAGGTGGGTCATCACGAAGTTGGTGCTGGAGCACACCCATGTTATTGTTAGTGCAGACCGGGCACGGGAGGTCCAACTCCATCGCCTCTCTGGAAAGTTTCAGGAACATGAGAACCAGTTGCAGGAGGTGCGAAGGAACGTGTTTGGAGATACGAATGCGCAAGGGCTCTTTAATTACTTCAAGAAAATGCAATCAGATAATTCTAGTTTTTTCTTTTCTATACAAGTTGACAGTAAAAACTATGTGAGCAATGCAGTTTGGGTTGATGCAAGAGCTAGAATGGCATACACGTACTTTGGGGATGCTGTTTACTTTGACACTACTTGTAGTCAAAATGAGAACATGCTGCCCTTTGCAGCTTTCACAGGAGTTAATCACCATGGTGACACTGTTGTTTTTGGCTGTGCCTTAATTTTGGACAGGACGGAATCTTCATACGGCTGGATTTTTGAGACGTGGTTGACAGCAATGGATAGTAGGTTGCCATTTTCCTTGACTACCGATGAAGGTAAGGGAATAGCAGCTGCTGTTGCAAAAGTATTTCCTCAGTGTTTCCATCGTCTTTGCAGATGGCGCATCTTGTCTAGATGCAAGAAGAGACTGACTGATGCCCGCACAAGGTTTCCTGGGTTACATGAGGAGCTCAAGAGATGTGTCAATGGGTGTGATACCGCGGTTATTTTTGACATGCTCTGGGGCTCCATTCTTGACAAGTATGGCCTGAGAGACGATAATTGGCTGCAGTCACTGTATGAAATTAGGCACAAATGGGTTCCTGCATACCTAACCAGCTTCTTCTTCGCTGAGCTTTCCTTAACTCACAGAGTAGAAACAGTCAGTAAGTTTTATAGGAATAACTTCAGTTCAAGAGTTTCTCTGAATACTTTTATAAGTAGATTTGATCAATATATAGATGGTCTGTATGCAAGTGAAGCCCAGAAAGACATCACTTCTTTTTCTCCTGAACAGTTTCTGAAAACCGACATGGTCTTGGAAAAACAAGCGAGGAGTATCTACACCAGAGCTGCATTTGAAACATTCCAGCTGGAATTGGTTGAAGCAATGCAACATTATGCCGTCAAGGTTCAGGATGGATCATACATGAAATACTACGTCGAAAGAAACGGTGATCCTCCTACCAGGCACACCGTTTTCTACAACGTTGCTGAGAAGAAGGCATGGTGCGAGTGCTGCAGATTCGCTTTCTCGGCGATACTGTGCAGGCATGTCCTTAGTGTGTTCCTCTTGGCCGGTGTCATCATGCTTCCAGAGCCTTGCATCACAAAGCGATGGACAAAGAAGGCTAAGTCAGGGCCTGAACTCATCGGGCTTAACGTTGGAAATGGAAGTAGCAGTCCAGATTCTGTGGCATCAAGATATAATGATCTCGTTCGTGATGCGATCAAGTGTGCAGAGAAGGGAACTGTATCGGCCGGCGCCTTCAGAGTTGCAAAGGAAGTGCTGCGCAAAGCCTTCATGGATATCAGGGGTCACGGGGAGAAACTGTGCAAGGATGCTCTGCGCTCTGCATCAAGCCGATAG
- the LOC100274129 gene encoding uncharacterized protein LOC100274129 — MANTTCLRSRLLVLPPPPAPRTVVSFRLRPCATTISSSSRKRRPRLAARAAPPGGAVAPASAASKEDDQGEMGSGGGLSADDAERLCQFLRADLPHLFDDVGIDRSAYDDRVRFRDPITRHDTIDGYLFNIRLLKLLFRPDFYLHAVKQTGPYELTTRWTMVMKFMLLPWKPELVFTGLSIMGVNPKNLKFNSHVDLWDSIQNNEYFSSEGLWDVFKQLRIYKTPDIETPNYLILKRTAHYEVRSYAPFLVVEAKGDKLTGSSGFNNVTGYIFGNNASSEKIPMTTPVFTQASDNTLSDVSIQIVLPMNKDLDSLPAPNTAVTLRKVEGGIAAVKKFSGRPKEEIVLQKEKDLRSQLLNDGLKPHPGCLLARYNDPRTKSFLMRNEVLIRLIDFTLEL, encoded by the exons ATGGCCAACACCACATGCCTCCGCTCCCGCCTCCTCGTCCTCCCACCGCCACCGGCGCCCCGCACCGTCGTGTCCTTTCGTCTCCGCCCATGCGCTACTACGATCTCCTCGTCCTCCCGAAAGAGGAGACCCCGTCTCGCGGCACGGGCGGCGCCGCCCGGCGGCGCTGTGGCCCCGGCGTCGGCCGCGTCGAAGGAGGATGACCAGGGGGAGATGGGCAGCGGCGGGGGCCTCTCTGCGGATGATGCAGAGAGGCTGTGTCAGTTTCTGCGGGCCGACCTGCCGCACCTGTTCGACGACGTCGGCATCGACCGGTCCGCGTACGATGACCGCGTGCGGTTCCGCGACCCTATCACCCGCCACGACACCATCGACGGCTACCTCTTCAACATCCGCCTCCTCAAGCTCCTCTTCCGCCCCGACTTCTACCTCCACGCCGTCAAGCAG ACAGGGCCGTACGAGCTCACCACGAGGTGGACCATGGTGATGAAGTTTATGCTCCTTCCCTGGAAGCCGGAGCTGGTCTTCACTGGCCTGTCGATCATGGGCGTCAACCCGAAGAATCTCAAGTTCAACAGCCATGTG GATCTTTGGGATTCGATACAAAACAACGAGTACTTCTCTTCTGAAGGactatgggatgttttcaaacag CTACGGATTTACAAGACCCCTGACATAGAAACACCAAATTACCTTATTCTAAAGAGGACTGCACATTATGAG GTTAGGAGTTATGCGCCATTCTTAGTGGTTGAAGCAAAAGGTGATAAACTGACAGGATCGTCGGGCTTCAACAATGTAACCGG ATATATATTTGGCAATAATGCTTCATCTGAAAAGATTCCGATGACTACACCTGTCTTCACTCAAGCTTCTGACAACACACTTTCAGATGTATCCATCCAGATAGTTCTGCCAATGAACAAAGACTTGGACAG TTTACCAGCTCCAAATACAGCAGTTACTTTGCGGAAGGTAGAAGGAGGCATTGCTGCAGTGAAAAAATTCAGTGGACGACCAAAAGAAGAAATTGTGCTCCAGAAGGAGAAGGATCTGCGCTCCCAGTTACTTAACGATGGATTGAAGCCTCATCCAGGCTGTTTGCTTGCACGTTACAATGATCCCAGGACAAAGAGCTTCTTAATG AGGAACGAGGTGCTTATACGGCTAATTGACTTCACACTGGAGTTGTAA